One region of Anaeromyxobacter paludicola genomic DNA includes:
- the hisS gene encoding histidine--tRNA ligase, protein MKITGVKGMNDILPAAVGRWHEMERLAREVFHLYGYREVRTPAVEHAALFARGVGEATDIVNKEMYVFEDKGEELLALRPEGTAGTVRAFIEHGCHVEGLQKWFYIGPMFRRERPQKGRYRQFHQIGCEAFGAGQPAVDVEQIALLADLFSRLGVTTDLKLNSVGDAACRPAYLASLKGYLQGHAGALCADCRDRIERNPLRVLDCKVESCQPVLQGAPRLLDALCQGCKDHLGAVTSGLDALGVAYRLDPRLVRGLDYYTRTAYEFASDALGSQSAVAGGGRYDGLVETLGGQPTPGIGFALGQERLALILEAIGRAPPEQGPAVFFLSADEAGAKEALRRASQLRKLGIACDLDPRGGKMKTQFKQAERVGARYAVVLGGNEAASGEAKLKDLATREELPVRLDDLAERLRE, encoded by the coding sequence ATGAAGATCACCGGCGTCAAGGGAATGAACGACATCCTGCCCGCGGCCGTGGGCCGCTGGCACGAGATGGAGCGGCTCGCGCGCGAGGTGTTCCACCTCTACGGGTACCGCGAGGTCCGCACGCCGGCGGTGGAGCACGCCGCCCTCTTCGCGCGCGGCGTGGGCGAGGCCACCGACATCGTCAACAAGGAGATGTACGTCTTCGAGGACAAGGGCGAGGAGCTGCTCGCCCTGCGGCCCGAGGGCACCGCCGGCACGGTGCGGGCCTTCATCGAGCACGGCTGCCACGTCGAGGGGCTGCAGAAGTGGTTCTACATCGGCCCCATGTTCCGCCGCGAGCGGCCGCAGAAGGGGCGCTACCGGCAGTTCCACCAGATCGGCTGCGAGGCGTTCGGCGCCGGGCAGCCGGCGGTGGACGTGGAGCAGATCGCGCTCCTCGCCGACCTCTTCTCCCGGCTCGGCGTCACCACCGACCTCAAGCTCAACAGCGTCGGCGACGCCGCCTGCCGCCCGGCCTACCTCGCCTCGCTGAAGGGCTACCTGCAGGGCCACGCCGGCGCGCTCTGCGCCGACTGCCGCGACCGGATCGAGCGCAACCCGCTGCGCGTGCTCGACTGCAAGGTGGAGAGCTGCCAGCCGGTGCTCCAGGGCGCGCCGCGCCTCCTCGACGCGCTCTGCCAGGGCTGCAAGGACCACCTCGGCGCGGTCACCTCCGGCCTCGATGCCCTGGGGGTGGCGTACCGGCTCGACCCTCGCCTCGTGCGCGGCCTCGACTACTACACGCGCACCGCCTACGAGTTCGCGAGCGACGCCCTCGGCAGCCAGTCGGCGGTGGCCGGCGGCGGCCGCTACGACGGGCTCGTGGAGACGCTCGGCGGGCAGCCCACGCCGGGCATCGGCTTCGCCCTCGGGCAGGAGCGGCTCGCCCTCATCCTCGAGGCCATCGGCCGCGCCCCGCCGGAGCAGGGGCCGGCGGTCTTCTTCCTCTCCGCCGACGAGGCGGGGGCGAAGGAGGCGCTCCGGCGCGCGAGCCAGCTGCGCAAGCTCGGGATCGCCTGCGATCTCGATCCCCGCGGCGGCAAGATGAAGACCCAGTTCAAGCAGGCGGAGCGGGTCGGCGCCCGCTACGCGGTCGTGCTCGGCGGCAACGAGGCGGCGAGCGGCGAGGCCAAGCTCAAGGACCTGGCCACGCGCGAGGAGCTCCCGGTGCGGCTCGACGACCTCGCCGAGCGGCTGCGGGAGTGA